A portion of the Pseudorasbora parva isolate DD20220531a chromosome 1, ASM2467924v1, whole genome shotgun sequence genome contains these proteins:
- the LOC137047891 gene encoding intestinal mucin-like protein codes for MCQCDSETLTVLCQPVTCPVSPPVTCDKPGQVLVNTTTDCCEISECSCDINFCPIPILQCPLGFMPSFSFTPDNCCPEIVCSPMEVCVHNTTVYQPGSPIPSDDPCRLCQCGWNVDPETKLLSPECVIADCNINCPEDQEYQLIPGQCCGECVSTNCVVVHDNITVTISVNQAWQPTNDKCVKYECERINGNSQAVEIKTACPAFNAEDCIPGTETTDADGCCKTCTLDNKCNVQKNSTFLVSNGCISSTPVEITSCAGLCGTSSIYSVEANSLVHSCSCCQERTFTKKEVTLTCPDGTDINHSYIHIESCGCKASDCPGQSTSLKRRRRRL; via the exons ATGTGTCAGTGTGACAGTGAAACACTGACGGTTCTTTGCCAGCCTGTTACTTGTCCCGTTTCACCACCTGTTACTTGTGATAAGCCTGGACAAGTGCTTGTCAATACAACAACTGACTGCTGTGAGATCTCTGAATGCA GTTGTGATATAAATTTCTGCCCTATTCCTATACTACAATGTCCACTGGGCTTTATGCCATCCTTCAGTTTCACTCCAGATAACTGCTGTCCAGAGATTGTTTGCT CACCCATGGAAGTTTGTGTCCATAATACCACAGTTTATCAG CCTGGCTCACCTATACCAAGTGATGATCCATGTAGACTTTGTCAATGTGGTTGGAATGTGGATCCTGAAACAAAACTTCTTTCTCCAGAGTGTGTGATAGCTGACTGCAACATCAACTGTCCAGAG GATCAGGAGTACCAACTTATTCCTGGTCAGTGCTGTGGAGAGTGTGTTAGCACTAATTGTGTGGTTGTGCATGACAATATCACAGTTACAATTTCT GTTAACCAGGCATGGCAACCAACTAATGACAAATGTGTGAAATACGAGTGTGAACGAATCAACGGTAACTCACAGGCAGTTGAGATTAAGACTGCTTGTCCTGCCTTTAATGCTGAAGATTGTATCCCT GGAACAGAGACAACAGACGCAGACGGCTGCTGTAAAACTT GCACGCTGGACAACAAATGTAAcgttcagaagaacagcaccTTCTTGGTCAGCAATGGCTGTATAAGCAGCACACCTGTGGAAATAACGTCCTGTGCAGGCTTGTGCGGTACCTCATCAAT ATACTCCGTAGAAGCGAACTCTCTTGTGCATTCATGCTCGTGCTGTCAAGAAAGGACATTCACCAAAAAGGAAGTGACTCTGACTTGCCCAGATGGGACAGACATCAACCACTCATACATTCACATCGAGTCTTGTGGCTGCAAGGCCAGCGATTGCCCTGGTCAATCTACTTCCTTAAAGAGACGCCGGAGGAGATTGTGA